The Sedimentisphaera salicampi genome includes a region encoding these proteins:
- the araA gene encoding L-arabinose isomerase codes for MNVLENYEVWFVTGSQHLYGREALDKVNSDSQAICEGLNGSKELPCKVVFKPVLTTSEEISNLAAEANNSPQCIGLVMWMHTFSPAKMWIKGLSILNKPFAHLHTQCNRDIPWDSIDMDFMNLNQSAHGGREFGFICSRMRKQRKVIVGHWQDKQVIEKLGIWIRAAAGWNEWQNLKVARFGDNMRNVAVTEGDKVEAEKQFGFSVNGYGVGDLVEIIQNTSDSEVQAVIDSYKSSYTLDFDDSHMPRVRESAKIEAGMRSFLEEGGFKAFTTTFEDLHGLEQLPGLAVQRLMEDGYGFGAEGDWKTAALVRAMKVMSEGMDGGTSFMEDYTYHLEPGNMKVLGAHMLEVCSSLAESKPALEVHHLGIGGKADPPRLVFNVPNGSGINASVMDMGNRFRMLINPCRVVSPDADLPNLPVARVLWKPEPDLATAAAAWIHGGGAHHTGFSMALNSEHLEDFAEIAGIEYLHIDKDTTVSSFKNDLRTNEIYYMLSKSLS; via the coding sequence ATGAATGTTTTAGAAAATTACGAAGTATGGTTTGTTACCGGCAGCCAGCATTTGTATGGCAGAGAGGCTCTTGATAAGGTAAATTCAGACTCTCAGGCGATATGCGAAGGGCTCAATGGTTCAAAAGAGCTGCCGTGTAAAGTGGTTTTTAAGCCCGTTTTAACCACCTCCGAAGAAATCTCTAATCTCGCAGCAGAGGCCAACAACTCCCCGCAATGCATAGGTCTTGTTATGTGGATGCACACATTCAGCCCTGCGAAGATGTGGATTAAGGGTTTAAGCATACTTAACAAGCCGTTTGCACACCTGCATACCCAATGCAACAGAGACATCCCGTGGGACAGCATCGATATGGACTTTATGAACCTCAATCAATCCGCTCATGGCGGGCGTGAATTCGGCTTTATTTGCAGCAGGATGAGAAAGCAGCGCAAGGTTATCGTTGGCCATTGGCAGGATAAGCAGGTAATCGAGAAGCTCGGGATCTGGATAAGAGCTGCTGCCGGCTGGAATGAATGGCAGAACCTGAAAGTCGCCAGATTCGGCGATAATATGCGAAATGTTGCCGTAACTGAAGGCGATAAGGTTGAGGCTGAGAAGCAGTTCGGCTTTTCTGTAAACGGCTATGGAGTTGGCGATCTAGTCGAAATCATACAAAACACGAGCGATTCAGAAGTTCAGGCCGTGATAGACAGCTATAAATCATCGTACACGCTGGATTTTGATGATTCTCATATGCCGCGTGTTCGTGAGTCAGCTAAGATTGAGGCTGGGATGCGTAGTTTCCTTGAAGAGGGCGGTTTCAAGGCCTTCACAACAACCTTCGAAGATCTCCACGGTTTGGAGCAGCTCCCGGGGCTTGCGGTTCAAAGGCTTATGGAAGATGGATACGGTTTTGGTGCAGAAGGCGACTGGAAAACAGCAGCGCTTGTTCGGGCTATGAAGGTTATGTCTGAGGGGATGGATGGCGGAACTTCCTTTATGGAAGACTACACCTACCACCTCGAGCCGGGGAATATGAAGGTTCTCGGTGCTCATATGCTCGAGGTTTGCTCTTCGCTTGCTGAAAGCAAGCCGGCACTTGAGGTTCACCATCTCGGAATCGGCGGAAAAGCTGACCCGCCTCGACTGGTGTTTAATGTCCCTAATGGAAGCGGCATCAACGCATCAGTGATGGATATGGGCAACCGCTTCAGGATGCTGATTAACCCTTGCAGAGTGGTTTCTCCGGATGCAGACCTGCCGAATCTGCCGGTAGCGAGAGTTCTCTGGAAGCCGGAACCGGATCTCGCAACAGCAGCAGCAGCTTGGATACACGGAGGTGGAGCTCACCATACAGGTTTCAGTATGGCTCTTAATTCAGAGCATTTGGAAGATTTTGCCGAAATCGCAGGAATTGAGTATCTGCATATAGACAAAGATACTACTGTAAGCAGTTTCAAAAATGATTTGCGTACCAATGAAATTTATTATATGCTTTCCAAATCACTTTCTTAA
- a CDS encoding glycosyl hydrolase family 95 catalytic domain-containing protein: protein MKLIKESTAVLIAAALLIINITAVSAGGSSSHLWYEEPAEKWTEALPVGSGRLGAMVFGGISEERIQLNEDTVWAGPPVPEANEKLYPAFKKARRLIFEGKYEQADEVVQAALPPRIVPRSYQTLGDLILDFDMKGEASYYKRSLDLENAICKTEFTIAGNKITREVFASRPDRTIAVRITASEPKSLNFAANLSRPADYNTESLGDNMLSMRGQASHNGKHKGVRYSCLMKAESIDGQILTENKRLRIENASSAVILIAAETNYNKEKPYTPLTDSLKEKCLQTLKAASKRGVKELKKKHISEYRRLYSRVSLNLPETSSSPKPTGERLKAIKQGKSDPSFSALYFNFGRYLLISSSRPGCMPANLQGIWNKHIAAPWNSDYHVNINMQMNYWPAEVCNLSECHKPFFDFIENVYSKGSETARKAYGARGTVIHHTTDPWLFTSPFGKVRWGYWPFGGAWCSSHFMEHYRFTQDKEFLRERAYPALKANSLFLLDYLAEDPETGLLTAGPAGSPENAFKTKNGKDGFLDMGAAMSQQITWDVFTNTIEAADVLKIENQFIENVKSAKARLALPKIGEDGRLLEWSEDFEEPAPGHRHISHAYGLHPGRQYTYSRSPEETKAVKKSVDFRLDHGGGHTGWSRAWIINIWARLGESEKAHSNLLSLYSKSTLRNLFDTHPPFQIDGNFGGCAGIAEMLLQSHTDSIELLPALPKAWEKGEITGLKARGGFEIDIKWEKGELAEASFIPSRSGSLKLRYKNKTAEIPSRKGIKYKFNNSLEIISKRGK from the coding sequence ATGAAACTCATAAAGGAAAGTACGGCCGTGTTGATTGCGGCTGCGTTGTTGATTATTAACATTACGGCGGTCTCTGCTGGAGGCAGCTCTTCGCATTTATGGTACGAGGAGCCTGCTGAGAAGTGGACAGAGGCTCTTCCCGTGGGCAGCGGCAGGCTCGGCGCGATGGTTTTCGGCGGGATAAGCGAAGAACGAATCCAGCTCAATGAGGATACGGTTTGGGCGGGGCCTCCAGTACCGGAGGCAAACGAGAAGCTCTATCCTGCTTTCAAAAAGGCGCGCAGGCTGATCTTTGAGGGCAAATACGAACAAGCAGATGAAGTTGTGCAGGCGGCGCTGCCGCCGAGGATTGTTCCCAGATCATATCAGACACTTGGAGACTTAATACTCGATTTCGATATGAAGGGCGAGGCGAGCTATTATAAACGAAGCCTTGATCTCGAGAACGCAATATGCAAAACAGAGTTTACCATAGCGGGAAATAAAATAACCCGCGAGGTATTTGCAAGCCGCCCGGATAGAACTATAGCCGTTAGAATAACGGCAAGCGAACCGAAATCTCTAAATTTTGCAGCAAATCTTTCAAGGCCGGCGGATTATAACACAGAATCACTCGGGGATAATATGCTTTCCATGCGGGGGCAGGCAAGCCACAACGGCAAACATAAAGGTGTAAGGTATTCCTGCTTAATGAAAGCTGAAAGCATAGACGGGCAAATTTTAACAGAAAACAAAAGGCTCAGAATTGAAAATGCAAGCTCTGCTGTAATCCTTATTGCAGCAGAAACCAATTACAATAAAGAAAAACCATACACCCCGCTTACTGACAGTCTAAAAGAAAAATGCCTTCAAACATTAAAGGCTGCCTCCAAAAGAGGTGTTAAAGAGCTAAAGAAAAAGCATATCAGCGAGTACAGAAGGCTATACAGCAGAGTAAGCCTCAATCTTCCTGAAACCAGCAGCTCCCCCAAACCTACGGGTGAAAGACTAAAAGCAATAAAGCAGGGCAAGAGTGATCCTTCATTCAGTGCGCTGTATTTCAATTTCGGCAGATATCTTCTTATAAGCTCGTCAAGACCGGGCTGTATGCCGGCAAATCTTCAAGGAATCTGGAATAAGCATATTGCTGCCCCATGGAACAGCGATTATCACGTGAATATAAATATGCAGATGAACTACTGGCCGGCGGAGGTTTGCAATCTATCGGAATGCCATAAACCTTTCTTCGATTTTATAGAAAACGTTTACAGCAAAGGAAGCGAAACAGCAAGGAAAGCCTATGGGGCAAGGGGCACAGTAATTCATCATACCACAGACCCGTGGCTTTTTACTTCTCCATTCGGTAAGGTGAGATGGGGGTACTGGCCGTTTGGAGGGGCGTGGTGCAGCTCGCATTTTATGGAGCATTACCGCTTCACTCAGGATAAAGAATTTCTTCGGGAAAGGGCTTATCCGGCTTTGAAAGCAAATTCGCTGTTCCTTCTCGACTACCTTGCAGAAGATCCTGAAACCGGACTGCTCACTGCAGGCCCAGCAGGTTCTCCGGAAAACGCCTTCAAAACCAAAAACGGGAAGGATGGATTCCTTGATATGGGGGCGGCTATGTCCCAGCAGATCACGTGGGATGTTTTCACAAACACAATAGAAGCCGCAGATGTTTTGAAAATTGAGAATCAGTTTATTGAAAACGTAAAATCAGCCAAGGCGAGGCTGGCTCTTCCCAAAATCGGCGAAGACGGCAGACTGCTGGAATGGTCTGAGGATTTTGAGGAGCCAGCCCCTGGGCACAGGCATATCTCGCATGCCTACGGCCTGCATCCTGGCAGGCAGTACACCTACTCAAGAAGCCCTGAAGAAACTAAGGCTGTTAAAAAGAGCGTGGATTTCAGGCTTGACCACGGCGGCGGGCATACAGGCTGGTCGAGGGCGTGGATAATCAATATATGGGCAAGGCTGGGCGAAAGCGAAAAGGCGCATTCGAATCTGCTATCGCTGTACAGTAAATCTACTCTCCGAAATCTTTTCGACACTCATCCCCCGTTCCAAATAGACGGAAACTTCGGCGGCTGTGCAGGTATTGCGGAGATGCTCCTGCAGAGCCATACCGATTCGATTGAGCTTCTTCCCGCTTTGCCTAAGGCTTGGGAAAAAGGAGAGATTACAGGGCTCAAAGCAAGAGGCGGATTTGAGATCGATATCAAATGGGAAAAAGGCGAGCTTGCTGAAGCCTCTTTTATTCCAAGCCGAAGCGGCAGCTTGAAACTGCGCTATAAAAACAAAACCGCTGAAATTCCTTCAAGAAAAGGAATAAAATACAAATTTAACAATTCGCTCGAAATCATATCTAAACGAGGAAAATAA
- a CDS encoding family 43 glycosylhydrolase, translating into MVRIKYECRGGFMRFCDAAILLLIVFSSLAPALEEDVNQGMKHVHDPSMIYSEGFYYVFSTGSGISIRRSSDLKHWTYIGRVFSDIPSWVQDKVEGVSGFWAPDITYHNGKYYICYSASTFGSQTSVLGLASNATLNPTDPNYQWVDEGEIIDSPPADPPAYNAIDGAFVKDESSNMWLTFGSFWEGIMLTRLDNSTLKPASSPAEIHQIARRSNSSAIEAPYITYRNGWYYLFVNWDHCCRGTDSTYKIVVGRSESIEGPYKDKNGEPLLQGTGGTLFAGDSGRWIGPGHADITTVDGQNYFTYHAYDGLDEGTPTLRVNYLQFDQQDWPVMGDSLTQPEDLPDGITVAHWNFDNGPAGTPMNNSGYTGQLSVPDLSGNDYGLYAWDDFYGPLFSQEGQTPSGLGLSCRLSGGQDVYTKDDAINNWSPEVWTIELAVKLDNPGGWQTFIGRDGSSQGETEADFYLQKNGVNDRFRINFDTVGGQRYILDSEFPAQAGQWYYLAAVSNGEQLKMYADKLDGEGSQVVGRMQMDASSNNSLAASGYNWTIGRGWYNGVYTNHVSGFIDDVRFSSEALEPSEFLHYQCGAWGYLEFDYNQDCFVDIHDFSLFAPSWAGSIDQLESFSAQWLETSNPYYN; encoded by the coding sequence ATGGTTAGAATAAAATATGAATGCCGAGGTGGTTTTATGAGATTCTGCGATGCAGCAATCTTGCTGCTTATTGTATTTTCCAGTTTGGCTCCTGCCCTTGAGGAGGATGTCAATCAGGGGATGAAACACGTTCATGACCCTTCAATGATATATTCCGAAGGATTTTATTACGTCTTTTCTACGGGCAGCGGAATCTCGATAAGGCGTTCAAGCGATCTGAAGCACTGGACATACATCGGCAGGGTGTTTTCGGATATTCCCAGCTGGGTTCAGGATAAGGTAGAGGGTGTTTCGGGCTTCTGGGCTCCCGATATCACCTATCACAACGGCAAATACTATATCTGCTATTCCGCCTCCACTTTCGGCTCTCAAACCTCTGTTCTTGGCTTGGCCTCTAACGCCACGCTCAACCCCACTGATCCCAATTATCAGTGGGTGGATGAGGGCGAGATTATCGATTCACCGCCGGCAGACCCTCCGGCATACAATGCCATAGACGGGGCGTTTGTGAAGGATGAAAGCAGCAATATGTGGCTCACTTTCGGCTCATTCTGGGAAGGCATTATGCTCACAAGGCTGGATAACTCCACCCTGAAGCCCGCTTCGTCTCCCGCCGAGATACACCAGATTGCCCGCAGGAGCAATTCATCTGCGATTGAAGCCCCTTACATCACCTATCGAAACGGATGGTACTACCTCTTTGTGAATTGGGATCATTGCTGCCGAGGCACAGACAGCACATACAAGATTGTCGTGGGGCGGTCTGAATCTATTGAAGGTCCATACAAAGACAAAAACGGCGAGCCTCTGCTTCAAGGTACAGGTGGGACGCTCTTTGCAGGAGACTCCGGCAGGTGGATCGGTCCTGGGCACGCTGATATAACAACAGTGGATGGGCAGAATTATTTTACCTATCACGCTTATGATGGTCTCGACGAAGGAACGCCCACGCTTCGTGTGAATTATCTCCAATTCGATCAGCAGGACTGGCCTGTTATGGGCGATTCTCTTACCCAGCCGGAAGATTTGCCGGATGGGATAACTGTTGCCCATTGGAATTTTGATAACGGCCCCGCAGGGACACCTATGAACAATAGCGGCTATACAGGCCAGTTATCGGTGCCCGATTTATCAGGCAACGACTATGGTTTGTATGCTTGGGACGATTTTTACGGCCCATTATTTTCTCAGGAAGGCCAAACGCCCAGCGGCCTCGGCCTTAGCTGCCGGCTCAGCGGCGGCCAAGACGTCTATACAAAAGATGATGCAATCAACAACTGGTCTCCGGAGGTTTGGACAATAGAGCTTGCCGTTAAGCTTGATAATCCAGGCGGCTGGCAGACGTTCATCGGCCGAGACGGCTCATCTCAGGGCGAAACAGAGGCGGATTTTTATCTTCAGAAAAACGGGGTAAATGATCGATTCCGAATCAACTTTGATACGGTTGGCGGGCAGCGTTATATTCTTGATTCTGAGTTCCCCGCTCAGGCAGGCCAGTGGTACTACCTTGCTGCTGTTTCCAACGGTGAGCAGCTGAAGATGTATGCCGACAAGCTCGACGGCGAGGGCTCGCAGGTGGTCGGGAGGATGCAGATGGATGCAAGCAGCAATAATTCCTTAGCCGCCTCCGGCTACAACTGGACCATCGGACGCGGATGGTACAATGGAGTCTATACTAACCATGTTAGCGGCTTTATAGACGATGTGAGATTTTCCTCAGAAGCCCTTGAGCCTTCAGAGTTTCTTCATTATCAGTGCGGTGCGTGGGGATATCTCGAATTTGATTACAATCAGGACTGCTTCGTTGACATACACGATTTTTCTTTATTCGCTCCGAGCTGGGCGGGTTCTATAGATCAGCTTGAATCCTTTTCTGCCCAGTGGCTTGAAACCAGCAATCCTTATTATAACTGA
- the rsxC gene encoding electron transport complex subunit RsxC — protein MKKTFKGGIHPPDNKDLSKDCPITGLVKLPGQISVLMSQHIGAICKPVVKKRQEVEKGELIGDSEAFVSAKVHSPVSGTIKDINLRSHPVLGRVQAVVIEPSEAEPACPPEQNSFADFSEDDYTPEQINEKIAEAGIVGMGGAGFPTGVKVGPNPKMPKETMIVNACECEPYITCDYRVMLEWTDQFLAGIKLLRKASGCRKCYIGIENNKPEAIKLLRERTENEENIELSVLETKYPQGGERQLVNSVLGKVIPTGKIPPMVGVMVCNVSTAAAVAEAVIDSAPLTHRAVTVTGKGVQKPANLYVPTGTPTEHLIEQCGGLKEEAVKVVLGGPMTGFSVGELQTPTTKTTGCVLCLTKEEVGEAKYLFRQTPCIRCGRCLSVCPEKLNPTKIAHAVKADRLDLAEKHNISACMECGSCSYICPANIEVTGYIKTGKIRIARANKDMPA, from the coding sequence TTGAAAAAAACATTCAAGGGAGGAATTCACCCTCCCGATAACAAGGATTTGAGCAAAGACTGCCCGATCACGGGTCTTGTAAAGCTGCCCGGTCAGATCTCCGTGCTGATGAGCCAGCATATAGGGGCGATATGCAAGCCTGTTGTGAAGAAACGCCAGGAAGTGGAGAAAGGCGAGCTGATCGGAGACAGCGAGGCATTTGTTTCAGCGAAGGTGCATTCGCCTGTAAGCGGAACAATCAAGGATATAAACCTGCGTTCTCACCCTGTTCTCGGAAGGGTTCAGGCAGTAGTAATAGAACCGTCTGAGGCTGAGCCTGCTTGCCCGCCTGAGCAGAACAGCTTCGCAGATTTTTCAGAAGACGACTACACCCCGGAACAGATAAATGAAAAAATAGCTGAGGCAGGCATAGTGGGTATGGGCGGAGCAGGATTTCCCACGGGAGTGAAGGTGGGGCCTAACCCAAAGATGCCCAAGGAAACTATGATCGTAAACGCCTGCGAATGCGAGCCTTATATAACCTGCGACTACCGCGTGATGCTGGAATGGACAGACCAGTTCCTTGCAGGGATAAAGCTTCTCCGCAAGGCATCGGGATGCAGGAAATGCTATATCGGCATTGAGAACAATAAGCCCGAGGCAATAAAGCTTCTGCGGGAGAGAACCGAAAACGAGGAGAATATAGAGCTCAGCGTTCTGGAAACGAAATATCCGCAGGGAGGCGAACGTCAGCTGGTTAATTCTGTGCTTGGGAAGGTTATACCGACAGGCAAGATCCCGCCTATGGTGGGTGTTATGGTGTGCAATGTTTCAACCGCAGCCGCTGTAGCAGAGGCAGTTATCGATTCTGCTCCGCTTACGCACAGAGCTGTTACTGTAACGGGGAAAGGGGTTCAAAAGCCGGCAAATCTTTATGTGCCCACGGGCACGCCGACAGAACATCTTATCGAGCAGTGCGGAGGGCTTAAAGAGGAGGCTGTGAAGGTGGTTCTGGGAGGCCCTATGACAGGCTTTTCAGTTGGCGAGCTTCAGACCCCGACCACCAAGACAACAGGATGTGTTCTCTGCCTTACCAAAGAAGAAGTCGGTGAGGCAAAATATCTTTTCAGGCAAACCCCCTGCATCCGCTGCGGGAGATGCCTCAGTGTTTGCCCGGAAAAACTCAACCCTACGAAAATCGCCCATGCAGTGAAGGCAGACAGGCTGGATCTTGCAGAAAAGCACAATATCTCGGCCTGCATGGAATGCGGGAGCTGCAGCTATATATGCCCTGCAAATATTGAAGTTACGGGTTATATAAAGACGGGCAAAATCAGGATAGCAAGAGCGAATAAAGATATGCCCGCTTAA
- a CDS encoding XylR family transcriptional regulator, translating to MKKILIVVDTSRATGRKFLSGVEKYLSTLTDWEVYVQPPDYLQESASGYDFDFKYLKPDGLLIRDAFKVPELLETETAKVVSDTLHELIAGTSTIMTNSKNIGQMAADYFTGLGFYNFAYCGFSEFEWSQKRLQAFRRSLEHTKINSFYNYLSDSPENNIHQSERLNIAEWLKKLPRPICVFACNDDRAVSVLEACKIAEINVPEEIAVLGVDNDELICNLSSPPLSSIELDFERAGYSAAQHLNSLIENTGGYKIIKVSPLDIIERRSTDILAIDDEEVVSAIVFIRKNFDKPIQTIDVVEATCLSKRELEKRFKATLKRTIKSEIERLRINLVKNKLLNSSKSIHQIAQELKFTDPEHFSRYFRNATGQSPKQYRME from the coding sequence ATGAAGAAAATACTGATAGTTGTAGATACTTCTCGGGCTACAGGGCGGAAATTCCTGTCCGGAGTGGAGAAATACCTCTCAACCCTGACAGACTGGGAGGTTTATGTGCAGCCGCCGGATTATCTTCAGGAGTCTGCCTCAGGTTATGATTTTGACTTTAAATACCTGAAACCTGACGGCCTGCTAATCCGAGATGCCTTCAAAGTGCCGGAGCTGCTGGAGACAGAGACTGCCAAAGTGGTAAGCGATACCCTTCATGAACTAATCGCCGGAACCTCCACAATAATGACCAACTCCAAAAATATAGGGCAGATGGCAGCCGACTATTTTACCGGCCTTGGTTTCTACAACTTTGCGTACTGCGGATTCAGTGAATTCGAATGGTCTCAGAAGCGTCTTCAGGCCTTCAGACGCTCGCTTGAACATACGAAGATAAACTCGTTCTACAACTACCTCAGCGATTCGCCCGAAAACAACATCCATCAGTCAGAAAGATTGAACATAGCTGAGTGGCTGAAGAAACTCCCTCGGCCGATCTGTGTGTTCGCCTGCAACGACGACCGCGCTGTGTCTGTACTTGAGGCCTGCAAGATAGCCGAGATAAACGTTCCCGAAGAAATCGCTGTTTTGGGTGTTGATAACGATGAGCTGATTTGCAACCTCTCCTCTCCCCCGCTTTCAAGCATTGAACTGGACTTTGAAAGGGCAGGATATTCCGCTGCCCAGCACCTCAACAGCCTGATTGAAAACACAGGCGGGTATAAAATAATAAAGGTGTCTCCTTTGGATATCATTGAGAGACGCTCGACAGATATCCTCGCAATAGATGATGAGGAGGTTGTTTCGGCAATAGTGTTTATACGAAAAAATTTCGACAAGCCGATTCAGACTATTGATGTAGTAGAGGCGACTTGCCTCTCCAAACGGGAGCTGGAGAAAAGATTCAAAGCCACATTGAAACGCACAATAAAAAGCGAGATAGAAAGGCTTAGGATAAATCTTGTTAAAAACAAACTGCTGAACAGCTCAAAATCCATACACCAGATAGCTCAGGAGCTCAAGTTTACAGATCCCGAGCACTTCTCAAGATACTTCAGAAACGCTACAGGCCAAAGCCCGAAGCAGTACAGGATGGAATAA